From the genome of Candidatus Eisenbacteria bacterium:
CGGGATTCTCAGCTCAACGACATTCAATCTGTAGTAAAGGTCGCCTCTGAATTTCTTGTTCTCAACGTCCTTTTGGAGCTCTCTGTTCGTCGCCGCAATTATCCGGGCATCGATGGCAATTGAAAGCGAGCCGGCGATTCTTCTCACCATCTTTGTATCGAGGAATCTCAGAAGTTTTGCCTGAAGCTCGAATCCGAGTTCACCAATTTCGTCAAGGAATATTGTGCCACCATCAGCCATCTCAAAAAGTCCGATTTTCTCCCGCCCTGCGTCTGTGAAGGCTCCCTTTTCGTGACCGAATAGCTCGCTTTCGAGGAGATTGTCCGGTATGGCAGCGCAGTTCACATCAACAAAAGGTCCATCCCTCCTTCTGCTCCCCGCGTGTATTGCTCTTGCAATGAGTTCCTTTCCGGTTCCACTTTCTCCACGGATAAGCACGGAGGTGGCGTCCGATTCGCTCACCCTTCTCGCGACATCGAGCGTCTCCTTGAAGCCCTCGCTCACACCAATTATTCTTTCGAACCCAAACTCTTCCAGAGTCGCTCTGGAGAGTGCATCTCTTGTCTTTCTCTTCCGTATGCTCCCGAGAGCCACTGAGATGACTGATGAGAGGGTCTCGAGGTCAAATGGTTTCGGAACGAAATTTCTCACGCCTATGGTGAATGCATCGCGCCCGGAGTTCAGGGATGATCCATCGGTTAGAAGGATGATTTGGAGAGAAGGATGTTTCTTTTTGAGCTTTCGCAGAAGCTCGATGTCCCGATCACCTGCAGGTGCATCTATTACCGCTAGCTCGGGTTTTCCTTCTGCGGCAATCTCCAGACTGGATTCCAGCGTGGGAGTGTAGAGACCCCTTACTGCCTTTCGAGCCAGAAAGGGATGCAGTTCTGTCAGCAGCCTTTCATCTTTGCTTACAATCAGGATTGAGAGTTCCATGCCGATTCCTTCATCGGCATTCCCACCAGGCAGCATTAGCTGCGGGGGGAGACACTCAATCTACCTTGGAACCTGTCCGACCTGTTAGTGTCGTGTCCCGAAAGTTCCTTGTCTATGTCTTTGCCCCCGGACACGACACTTTCATAGGGGCTTCTCGCC
Proteins encoded in this window:
- a CDS encoding sigma-54 dependent transcriptional regulator translates to MELSILIVSKDERLLTELHPFLARKAVRGLYTPTLESSLEIAAEGKPELAVIDAPAGDRDIELLRKLKKKHPSLQIILLTDGSSLNSGRDAFTIGVRNFVPKPFDLETLSSVISVALGSIRKRKTRDALSRATLEEFGFERIIGVSEGFKETLDVARRVSESDATSVLIRGESGTGKELIARAIHAGSRRRDGPFVDVNCAAIPDNLLESELFGHEKGAFTDAGREKIGLFEMADGGTIFLDEIGELGFELQAKLLRFLDTKMVRRIAGSLSIAIDARIIAATNRELQKDVENKKFRGDLYYRLNVVELRIPPLRERGDDVVLLARHFIEKLRTDFKKPGLSLSRTALAAIRKYNWPGNVRELMNVLERAVLLSKGGVIEPSDLPLGEPRSGPHGGMSSGIDDVRIELPDEGITLEVMERKLIEATLEKCGWNVVKAAKLLGVGRGTLRYRMKKYRIEPALEESFT